From a single Mesorhizobium shangrilense genomic region:
- a CDS encoding acid phosphatase — protein sequence MIRSLFSLCLASTALASLAPAANAAPPGYDKIDTVVVIYAENRSFDNLYGGFPGANGLANVTADQARQLDRDGQPLAELPPAWGGLTAKGVTPPVTEAQSAHLANAVFAIDDPKGFNENTSVITHDLWHRFYQEQMQINAGRNDKFVAWADSGSLVMGHYDGSNLPMWAVAKKYVLADNFFQGAFGGSFLNHFALACACTPYYPHADTSPIKGQIAVVDPDGVTLKVADNSPPSALGGVPKFVNDGAITPDFYAVNTMQPPYQPSANKPAAGGDAALADPAAPTTLPPQHDITIGDLLSLKGIDWAWYAGAWQAALDGKNATPVPNFQFHHQPFNYFAAYAPGTAARAQHLRDGGLGGTEFIKAIDDGKLPAVSFYKPQGNLNEHSGYADVTSGDQHLADLVSHLEKSPQWSHMLVVVAYDENGGFWDHVAPPKADRWGPGNRIPAFIISPYARTGTVDHTQYDTTSILRFITARYDLPVLTGIVARDKALAANGEPPMGDLTAALDLSR from the coding sequence CTCTGCCTCGCGTCAACCGCGCTGGCATCGCTCGCCCCCGCCGCCAACGCGGCACCTCCCGGCTATGACAAGATCGACACGGTCGTCGTCATCTACGCCGAGAACCGCAGCTTCGATAATCTCTATGGCGGCTTCCCGGGCGCCAACGGCCTGGCGAATGTCACGGCCGACCAGGCGCGCCAGCTCGATCGCGACGGCCAGCCGCTTGCCGAATTGCCGCCGGCCTGGGGCGGCCTGACCGCCAAGGGCGTGACGCCGCCGGTTACCGAGGCGCAGTCGGCGCATCTGGCCAATGCCGTCTTCGCCATCGACGATCCCAAGGGGTTCAACGAAAACACCAGCGTCATCACCCATGATCTCTGGCACCGTTTCTACCAGGAGCAGATGCAGATCAACGCTGGCCGCAACGACAAATTCGTCGCCTGGGCCGATTCCGGCAGCCTCGTCATGGGCCACTATGACGGCTCCAACCTGCCGATGTGGGCGGTGGCCAAGAAATATGTGCTGGCCGACAACTTCTTCCAGGGTGCCTTCGGCGGTTCCTTCCTCAACCATTTCGCGCTCGCCTGCGCTTGCACGCCCTATTATCCGCATGCCGACACCAGCCCGATCAAGGGCCAGATCGCCGTCGTCGATCCGGATGGCGTGACGCTCAAGGTGGCCGACAATTCGCCGCCCTCGGCGCTGGGCGGCGTGCCGAAATTCGTCAATGACGGCGCCATCACACCGGACTTCTACGCCGTCAACACCATGCAGCCGCCTTACCAGCCGAGCGCCAACAAGCCGGCGGCGGGCGGCGACGCCGCGCTCGCCGACCCTGCAGCCCCAACCACGCTGCCGCCGCAGCACGACATCACCATCGGCGACCTCCTGTCGCTGAAGGGCATCGACTGGGCCTGGTATGCCGGTGCCTGGCAGGCGGCGCTCGACGGCAAGAACGCCACCCCGGTGCCGAACTTCCAGTTCCACCACCAGCCCTTCAACTATTTCGCGGCCTATGCGCCGGGCACTGCCGCGCGCGCCCAGCATCTGCGCGATGGCGGCCTCGGTGGCACGGAGTTCATCAAGGCAATCGACGACGGCAAGCTGCCCGCCGTTTCCTTCTACAAGCCGCAGGGCAATCTCAACGAGCACAGCGGCTATGCCGACGTGACATCAGGCGACCAGCATCTGGCCGACCTGGTTTCGCATCTGGAGAAGAGCCCGCAATGGAGCCATATGCTGGTCGTCGTCGCCTATGACGAGAATGGCGGCTTCTGGGACCATGTCGCGCCGCCCAAGGCCGACCGCTGGGGTCCAGGCAACCGCATCCCCGCCTTCATCATCTCGCCCTATGCCAGGACGGGAACCGTCGACCACACCCAATACGACACGACGTCGATCCTGCGCTTCATCACCGCGCGCTACGATTTGCCGGTGCTGACCGGCATCGTCGCCCGCGACAAGGCGCTTGCCGCCAATGGTGAGCCGCCGATGGGCGATCTGACCGCCGCGCTCGACCTCAGCCGGTAG
- a CDS encoding TetR/AcrR family transcriptional regulator — protein sequence MSTAGGYTRAKQPERVRRALLDEAARLAVEQGLAAVTVQAVADAAGVTKGGFIHHFPSKQALIDAVFAELLDMIDRELDERIAADPEPNGAFTRAYVEAVFHIGTDAAGSPWAPLSISMLTDAGLRALWARWLGARLERHKATDGGLDLAVVRLAADGVWLADMSGIPSGNDVQLRDHLLLATRRPRRTTG from the coding sequence ATGAGCACCGCTGGCGGCTACACCCGCGCCAAGCAGCCAGAACGCGTCCGGCGCGCCCTGCTCGACGAAGCGGCAAGGCTGGCCGTCGAGCAAGGCCTGGCCGCCGTCACCGTCCAGGCCGTCGCCGATGCCGCCGGCGTCACCAAGGGCGGGTTCATTCACCACTTCCCCAGCAAGCAGGCCCTGATCGATGCCGTGTTCGCGGAACTGCTTGATATGATAGACCGCGAACTGGACGAACGCATCGCGGCCGACCCCGAACCCAACGGCGCCTTTACGCGCGCCTATGTCGAGGCGGTCTTCCATATCGGCACGGATGCCGCTGGAAGCCCCTGGGCTCCCCTGTCGATCTCGATGCTGACCGATGCCGGCTTGCGCGCCTTGTGGGCGCGGTGGCTGGGGGCGCGGCTGGAACGCCACAAGGCGACGGATGGCGGCCTCGACCTCGCGGTCGTGCGGCTCGCCGCCGACGGCGTCTGGCTGGCCGACATGTCGGGAATTCCATCGGGAAACGACGTGCAACTGCGCGACCATCTCCTTTTGGCGACCCGACGGCCGCGCCGAACTACCGGCTGA